A region of the Pseudomonas asiatica genome:
CAGCGGCGTACCGTCGCTATCGCTCAATACCCCATTTGGCGACAGCCAGGCGTCAAGTAGGCCGCTGGCTTCCAGGGCGGCTTCCAGCCCGGCCCGTTGCGCGGCATCCAGGCTCGGGTGGAAATCCACCAAGTGCCAGAGCGGCGCGCCGTGCCGTTGCAGACGCACACCACTGGCCCGGGTGAGCGGCTCGGCGGGCAGCGCATCTTCGCCGGCGGCCAGGCGGGTGCGCTCGTCCTCGATATCGGCGCGCTGCTTGTCCAGGCTGGTATGGTAACTGTCCAACTCCGCCTGTTGGGCGGCGTGTCGTTGCAGCGTCGTCTGCCAGGCGTTGTCCAGTGCCACTTGCGCCGGGTTTTCGACTTCCGGAAGGGCCACCCACTCGGCCAGTTGTAGCAAGGGCTGCTCAGCATTGAAGCGCAGTTGGATGAGGCTTGTGCAGTGCTCGGACCAGGCTTCGAGCAACGCGCTGCCTGCCTGTTCTGCTTGCTGGTCGGCCCGCTCGCGTTGCGCCAGTGATATGTCCATTTCACCGCGAATGGTTCGAGCGTGTTCTTGCTTGTCCGCCAGTACCGCTTGGTGTTGGCTAACTTCGGCATGACGCTTACGCAGATGGGCGATGTCCTGGCGCCGACTCCTCACCAGCTCGCGCAGGGCTTCTTCAGCGGCCCTGTACTCGGGCGGATGTGCCGCGAGCGCTTCGGCTTCAAGGCTAAGCAGTGGGTTGATTGCGAGGTCTGCGGTTATAGCGAGTGCTTCGGCCGCGTCCAGCGTACGAGTACGCGACTTGTCCAGCTCATCGCGAGCTTGAATGGCCGCAGCGGTCCGTCGCTGGCTCAGTTCTACTTCGCTATTGAGTTTGCTACGCGCTTCATCGCGCTGTCGGCCTGCCGTGTGAGCTGCATGTTGCCGTTCAGTGGCATTACGCTCTTCCAGGGCAAGACGGTTGGCGTCCTGGTTGGCGGGATCGCTCTGCAGCGTATCTACCAGCTCCCGGGCCGCCGAATACTTCAGCTTCGCGGCTTCGTGCTCCGCAAAAGCCTCACCCTGCGCGTTCTGTGCGCCGGCGAGTTCAGCCTGCGCTTGATTGCGAGCCTCGCTGGCGTTGTCGAAATGGGTTTGAGCCTGGCGTAGTTCTCGTGCCTGGCGCCGCGCCAACATACCGGTATAGATTCGGTAGCGTCGTTCAAACTGGGTGACGGTTTGCTCCAGTAGGCGCGTTTCTTCCAATTGAATGCGGTCTTCCTCCAACTGGTTGAGCGCTTCGGCCACATCGCCCAGCAGCTCGGGTGGTAGCGGTGGCAGCGACTCGCTCAGGGCATTGGATAGGCCGGTTTCGTCGGGTTTCTTCGACAGTTGTGGCTGGCGCAGCTGGATCAGCGTATCCATCAGCGCGTCGTAGCGCCGTGTCCCTAGCTGGAACAGGCGCTCGTCCACGGCACGGCGATACAGCTGATGGTTTTCGAATAGTTGACCGCGTCCGCCAAGTGCATCGCGCAAGCGTTCGCGAGTAAGAACCTGGCGCTCGGCAGTGGTAAGCCAGAGATCTTCGCCGATACGTGGGTCTAGTGTCGTGCCGTCACCTTCCACGATGAAAAACCAGCTGTCCACTTGAGCCCGGCCATCGACTGCCGACAAACCGACCCCCAGGGTCAGGTAGCGGGGGCGGCCATCGCGCTCGCGTCGGCCGAACTCTATCCAGCTGTAGCCGATACGGCGGGGATAGTTGCCGACCAGGAGGTTCCAGGCCATCTTCTTGCCGCTATCACCGTCGGGCTCGACGCGCGACGAGCGCAATTGTGCGTCCAGCAGCAACGGTAAGGTCAGCGACAGCACCTTGGATTTCCCGGTGCCGTTATTGCCGCGCAGAAGTAAATGACCATCGTGGAACCAGAACTCCTCACTGTCGTAGTGGAACAGTTCGACTAGGCCAAGACGTAAGGGCTGCCAGCGTTCGCGCAGAGGTTTGGGCAGTGCGGGGCGGGAGGGGGTGATGAATAGGTCGCTGGTCATGCGTCAGGCTCGGTTAGAAACAGGGTTTCGGCCCCTTGGGCGTTGCGCACCTCGGTCTGTCCGAGGGAGAAGCGGGCAATGGCGGGCAACGGATGTACGCCATGCATATCACGCAGCATTAGGCCCAGACGACATAGGCGAGCGATGGCGATTTCCGCCAGCTCGTGTTCGGCGCCTGGCGAGCGCGCCGATTTGCGCCAGTAGCGACCATATCGCCCAGCGGCCTCGTGCAGGAACAGGGCAATCTCGCTTTCTGTCGCTCGCAATGGGGCACGTTTATCCCGCAGACGCCGGGCCAGGTACTCCGCTACCAGCAGCGTTACATGAGCCTCAGTGCCCTCGGCGGGCATGGCTATATCCGTCAGTTGCCCGCTCTCGTCGATCAGGGCCAGGCCTTCGGCGCGTTGCTCGGCGACCAGTCCGGTGGCTTCACACAAGCGGTTGGCGAGAACACCACGCTGATTGAGGAAATAGCTGCGCGTCTCTTCATCCAGGCTGTCGGTATACAGCACCGGATCGTCGAGCAGGCGTCGCGCCAGGTGGTGGCGTATGGCGTCGCGCCTGCCTTGCTCGCTGTCCGCTGTAAAGCCGGCCACCAGTGCATGCAGCCGCGCCTCGGTATTTCCCGGAGTCTCCTCTGTGCTCCAGGTCGAGGGCCCGCGCACCGCCGCCAGCAGGCCGGCCAGCAAGCGCCGGTGAATGTCGTAGAGCGCGTCGGACTGTGGCCCGCTGCCGTCCTGTACGTAACTCTCTTCCTCGCCAGCGACACGTTCGAGAACGCCATGAGCCAGGAGGGTACGGCACACCATGACCAACTCGCGTCTTTCGGCAGCGCAGTGCAAGGTGAAGGCGAAACCCAGTGTCTGCAATGCCGGGTCGGCGGCTTGTTGTACGATCCGTTCGCCGATCTGTCGCAGGGTGATCTGCGGGTCGGCTCGCTCCAGCACTGCAGCAGCCAGACACAGCAGTACATAGCGACGCCGGTCATAGTCCGGCAGGCCGCGGGTCGGAGCGGACAGGTCGGCCGGGCGCTTGAACAGGCGGGCACCCTCGCGGTCCACATGCAGCGGCCAGCCGGTCTCGCGGGCGAACCACTCGCGCAGGCGCTCGGCTTGGCGACGTACGGCGGGGAAATCCGCGTGCCCTGGCGGCATGAGCGGGCACATCAGCAGGCTACGCAAAGCCCGGCGGAATTCGTCTTGCTGCTGCGCCTTCTGTGTTTCTCCGACATGTCGGGTGCCACGGCGGGACGAGGGTATGCTCATGATCTGTCCTCGGTGAGCCGGATCGTCAGCAGATGATCCCGGCCGGAGAACATCCCGGCTGCCGTGCAGATTTGGGCGCGGCTGTTTTCAGCCAAAGGTTCCAGGCGAATATGCAGCAGACCGTCGCCCGTTTGGCGCTCGACAGGGCTGTTCGGATCCTGTTGTTCAGCCAGTGCCTCGCCAAGCAATCCCAGAAAGAGGCCGAAGGCATGCACATCGAGCTCGCCCAGCTCCGATAAGCGTGTCGGGCGGCCGCTCGCCAATCGCCGGCGCGCGGCCTCGACCTGGCGCGATTCCTCCGCCAATTGCTGAGCCATCAGCGCCCGATCCCGGCTACGATCGCGCACTTTCGCCAGTGCGCCGCGCGGTGCGGCTTCACCATACTCGCGCAAGCGCGGATTGATGATCAGCGGAGGTGCATCCAGCCAAGAGGTGCTCGCTGGCACGTCGTCCGCATCAGCAACCTCTAGTGAGAAGTGGCGCGCTGGGTGCAGCGCGAACGCTGCTTGCGCGAGACGGTGTGCATCGTCGTCGCTGTCGCATGCAGCGAACCACTGTGCCAGCACTCGGAAATCGGCCGATCGGTCGCTGCGCCCGCTGCGTCGCTCATTAATTGCCGCGATGGCGCTAAGCAGTTGCGGAATCGCCGATCGCGCTCGGGCACGCAGTAGTTCTGCTTGAGGCGGTTCGTTGCCGGTGGCCAGAAACCAGCCACGCAATCCTTTCCAACGCTCGCGCCAGATATCCTGGCGACGCTGCGTTTCCTCTGCCTGCTCGCCAGTGTCGTCGGGGGCGGCATCACGCGCTTCACGTGCAGCGACTTGGCGTAAGACATACTCGATGATGGCGGACAGTTCATGCAGCGTGCGGGCGATGGCATCGGAGCGGCGGATCAGATCACCCATAAAGCGCTCGAGATAGTCGATCAGCCGTCGCTTGTAAGCGACCAATGCGGTGGCGTCGGCTTGCTGCAGCTCTAGACTACGTGCCACTCCAGCCATGAACGCCTGGGCGTTTTCAGTAAGACCCTCAAACACTCGCACTAGGTCGCGCAGAATCTCATGTGCCTTGGCGGTATCAAGGTCGTTGCCGGATTGTGCCTCAGCCATCAATCGCTGCAAGGCTCGTAAGCGGCTGTCGATGTCCTCCAGCGCGACTGTCTGCAG
Encoded here:
- a CDS encoding TIGR02678 family protein, producing MSIPSSRRGTRHVGETQKAQQQDEFRRALRSLLMCPLMPPGHADFPAVRRQAERLREWFARETGWPLHVDREGARLFKRPADLSAPTRGLPDYDRRRYVLLCLAAAVLERADPQITLRQIGERIVQQAADPALQTLGFAFTLHCAAERRELVMVCRTLLAHGVLERVAGEEESYVQDGSGPQSDALYDIHRRLLAGLLAAVRGPSTWSTEETPGNTEARLHALVAGFTADSEQGRRDAIRHHLARRLLDDPVLYTDSLDEETRSYFLNQRGVLANRLCEATGLVAEQRAEGLALIDESGQLTDIAMPAEGTEAHVTLLVAEYLARRLRDKRAPLRATESEIALFLHEAAGRYGRYWRKSARSPGAEHELAEIAIARLCRLGLMLRDMHGVHPLPAIARFSLGQTEVRNAQGAETLFLTEPDA
- a CDS encoding TIGR02677 family protein, with amino-acid sequence MIHNSSWPEASADLFRHATAEKAALYRAIMEVFAAAKRQYRLQLRPDEVLSEANWSHRTPPAQEEVAAALAQLATWGNLESQPDMTRVSTLNDYYRARFLYRLSRGGEAVEAGLIAFAQSLRHRAELQTVALEDIDSRLRALQRLMAEAQSGNDLDTAKAHEILRDLVRVFEGLTENAQAFMAGVARSLELQQADATALVAYKRRLIDYLERFMGDLIRRSDAIARTLHELSAIIEYVLRQVAAREARDAAPDDTGEQAEETQRRQDIWRERWKGLRGWFLATGNEPPQAELLRARARSAIPQLLSAIAAINERRSGRSDRSADFRVLAQWFAACDSDDDAHRLAQAAFALHPARHFSLEVADADDVPASTSWLDAPPLIINPRLREYGEAAPRGALAKVRDRSRDRALMAQQLAEESRQVEAARRRLASGRPTRLSELGELDVHAFGLFLGLLGEALAEQQDPNSPVERQTGDGLLHIRLEPLAENSRAQICTAAGMFSGRDHLLTIRLTEDRS